In a single window of the Bactrocera dorsalis isolate Fly_Bdor chromosome 2, ASM2337382v1, whole genome shotgun sequence genome:
- the LOC105234163 gene encoding uncharacterized protein LOC105234163: protein MGRREIKRSNTSGSTIKSYDGGSATTNFVGKFTQSVRRIVQDVKDEGAPSGMTRDEVIDTNERLRALRLRLEESYETAKKALITLMNKYGDSKSQRNVFQRYPMLKLMIKDVIRLETQYWTLIDIPRQEKQETVPSYVMRACAIMEKTQKSGEGVKTSAKLAEEAAEKRERMERLEVMTTAQIEHENTQLINDLYRLLKKYLGLRHLIRVLKEDYGSSKMYPIFPRYTMLKDMIKGIMHDPDYMEVCHEINN from the exons caaCCACAAATTTTGTGGGGAAATTCACGCAGAGTGTCCGTCGCATTGTACAAGATGTCAAGGACGAGGGAGcgccaa GTGGCATGACACGCGACGAGGTAATCGATACGAATGAACGTTTAAGAGCATTACGCTTGCGGCTGGAGGAGTCATATGAGACGGCTAAGAAAGCACTTATAACGCTTATGAATAAATATGGCGATTCGAAGAGTCAACGTAATGTGTTCCAGCGTTATCCAATGCTAAAGTTGATGATAAAA gACGTTATACGCTTAGAGACGCAATATTGGACGCTGATTGACATACCCAGGCAGGAGAAGCAAGAGACCGTACCCTCATATGTTATGCGTGCTTGTGCGATTATGGAGAAGACACAGAAATCCGGTGAAGGTGTGAAGACTTCAGCCAAATTGGCCGAGGAGGCAGCGGAGAAGCGCGAACGCATGGAGCGTTTGGAAG TTATGACCACCGCACAAATCGAACACGAGAACACACAACTCATAAATGATTTATATCGACTGCTGAAAAAATACTTGGGTCTGCGGCATTTAATCAGAGTGCTCAAG GAAGATTATGGCAGCTCCAAAATGTATCCGATTTTCCCGCGTTACACAATGCTCAAAGACATGATCAAAGGCATCATGCACGATCCGGACTACATGGAAGTTTGTCATGAAATCAACAACTGA